The genomic DNA AACCACACCTCCGACCAGCACCCCTGGTTCGTGCAGAGCCGCGCCTCGCGCACGAGCCCCAGGCGCGACTGGTACCTGTGGCGCGATCCTGCGCCTGATGGCGGCCCACCCAACAACTGGCTCAGCAATTTCGGCGGTCCGGCATGGACCTTCGACGAAGCCAGCGGCCAGTACTACTGCCACTCCTTCCTGAAGCAGCAGCCCGACCTCAACTGGCGCAACCGCGAGGTGCGCGAGGCGATGTACGAGGTGCTGCGCTTCTGGCTGCGGCGCGGGGTGGACGGTTTCCGCGTCGACGTGCTCTACCACCTCGTCAAGGACGACCAGTTCCGCGACAACCCGCCCAACCCGTCGTTCCAGCCGGGGCAGGACCCCTCGCACCGGCTGCTGGCGCTCTACACGACGGACCGGCCGGAGATGCAGGACATCGTGGTCGAGATGCGCCGCGTGGTCGACGCGTTCAGCGACGAGGCTTCGGCGCGGGTGCTGATCGGCGAGCTCTATCTTCCGCTCGAGCGGCTCATGGCCTATTACGGGCGCACCTCCGAAGGCCTGTTGCAGGGCGTGCAGCTGCCGTTCAATTTCCAGCTCATCGCGGCGCCCTGGCATGCGGCCGAAATCGACCGCATCGTGCGCAACTACGAGGCGGCGTTGCCGCACGGCGCGGCGCCCAACTGGGTGCTCGGCAACCACGACAAGCCGCGCATCGCGAGCCGCGCGGGGCAGGAGCGGGCGCGGCTCGCGGCAATGCTGCTGCTGACGCTGCGCGGCACGCCCACGCTCTACTACGGCGACGAGATCGGCCTGACCGACGTTCCCATTCCGCCCGATGAGGTGCAGGACCCGTTCGAGAAGAACGAGCCGGGCAAGGGCCTCGGGCGCGATCCGCAGCGCACGCCCATGCAGTGGAGCCGGGCACATGCGGCCGGCTTCACCGATGGCACGCCATGGCTGCGCCTTGGCGGCGACTGGGGCATGCGCAACGTGGAGTCGCAGCTGGCCGATCCGGCCTCGATGCTGCAGCTCTACAAGCGGCTCATCGCGCTGCGGCGCAACGAGCCCGCGCTGCACGAAGGAAGCCATGAGCAGCTCGATGCCGGCGCCGACGTGCTGGCCTATGCAAGAACCTCCGGGGACAGGCGGCTGGTCGTGCTGCTGAACTTCGCCACCACCGAAACCCGGGTGGCCGCCGATCTGCTGCCGGCGGAAGTGGTCGTGCTGGCTTCCACCCATGCGGACCGCACCGGCGCGGTGGCCGGCGAGCTGGTGCTGCAGCCGCTCGAAGGCGTGATCGTCACGCACTGATCGGTGCGCGAAAGACGGTGCGGGGAAAGACGCGGCTACTGGCCCGAGGGATAGGTCTCGGGAACTTCCGCGTCCATGGCCACCGCATCGCGTTCCAGCGGCGCGACCGCGCGGCTGCGGTCGAAGTGCAGCAGCGCATCGAACTGCACCGGCAGCCGCGCGAAGAAATAGTGGCTCTGCCGTTCGGTCTCGGGCCGGTAGATCACGCCGATGGCGCGCTCGAGCCGCGCCTCGCGCAGCGCGAAGAAATGGCTTCCCTCGCCGCGCAGCGGCAGCATGAAGCGCTCGAGCCCGGTCTCGTGCATGAGGCCCTCGTAGCTGTCCGCGCGTGATGGAAGTACCTGCTTGCGCTCGGCCGCTGCGCCCCAGTCGGAGGCTGCCATCACGCTGCCGGTGTGCGTGGTGAAGCCCACCAGCACCGCATCGCGGCCCTGGCGTTCGCGCACCAGCTGGCCGACGTTGAGCTCGCCGCGGCGTTCGCCCAT from Variovorax sp. V93 includes the following:
- a CDS encoding alpha-amylase family glycosyl hydrolase, giving the protein MSADAWWKNGIVYQIYPRSFQDSDGDGIGDLRGIRKRLDYLVELGVDAIWISPIYPSPMADFGYDISDYCNIDPRFGTLEDFDALAAECRARGLKLVLDFVPNHTSDQHPWFVQSRASRTSPRRDWYLWRDPAPDGGPPNNWLSNFGGPAWTFDEASGQYYCHSFLKQQPDLNWRNREVREAMYEVLRFWLRRGVDGFRVDVLYHLVKDDQFRDNPPNPSFQPGQDPSHRLLALYTTDRPEMQDIVVEMRRVVDAFSDEASARVLIGELYLPLERLMAYYGRTSEGLLQGVQLPFNFQLIAAPWHAAEIDRIVRNYEAALPHGAAPNWVLGNHDKPRIASRAGQERARLAAMLLLTLRGTPTLYYGDEIGLTDVPIPPDEVQDPFEKNEPGKGLGRDPQRTPMQWSRAHAAGFTDGTPWLRLGGDWGMRNVESQLADPASMLQLYKRLIALRRNEPALHEGSHEQLDAGADVLAYARTSGDRRLVVLLNFATTETRVAADLLPAEVVVLASTHADRTGAVAGELVLQPLEGVIVTH